Proteins from a single region of Carassius carassius chromosome 37, fCarCar2.1, whole genome shotgun sequence:
- the LOC132118449 gene encoding zinc finger and BTB domain-containing protein 39-like has product MRIRLQGSGHTARLLSELNRCRLSRLLCDVILQVGGRTFPAHRVVLACSCTHFNSLFSRGSGNQGAVPTTFSLDFVSAANFEKVLTFIYTGEIFTDLIDVGVLYELAERLGVRELVNACHATFPELQSFSSGDAVAEGDLESNSVSANATAVSVCSSSAASCSSLSSSAAPTPVTPSPVSQSRNCRLNRSHLATQSPKNEDLGYNQQVTSKASPSDSNRSTDALPGLTLQLKTEREDEGEDAGSNSVDQLVVNGSKSTFGPQEPCSVPDSSAQLGGESCAPSSSSNDPLDSLQLGAIARPIKDSDFFEEDDSRKRHRLQEEQTEGKDQWRGLSEDIIELSDEEEHFIVEEEDDEDLMCIENGENGVSLGQLASSQPCKSCGMLLPAENAIIRTHAETHLSETGSCQVCGTSFSDRAAAVAHALTHVGILLFSCDVCEHQFWTESALIHHRRQSAAKCAPQNPDQLNGASQRQGGELQCTICAKSMANDFKAVRDHVQSHVCLRTLRCGVCQLSQPSRCALLWHTLTHLFPIYTCPQCTSPFLESALLERHLSLHTEEGASVKQDDSRPEISGEGQSELRCFLCPQTFRSESAFHYHLSVHSNELQGSQVWPAKRKADQLLEFSSSSSSPMEASGLGKAGYNLNLGFSMQDKMAHGGASFPAGLVLNGNSGGGREKLYRCRYCGKHFAHSGEFTYHLRIHTGEKPYQCKICLRFFRGRSTMICHLKTHSGALMYRCTVCGLFFSTLKMVSSHMELHKDQLSPDFNIEETFMYNDHSKEPVSNMDT; this is encoded by the exons ATGCGGATCAGGCTGCAGGGCTCTGGCCACACGGCCCGTCTCCTCTCCGAGCTCAACCGCTGCCGTCTGTCTCGGCTCCTGTGCGACGTCATCCTCCAGGTCGGAGGCCGTACCTTCCCTGCTCATCGCGTGGTGTTGGCATGCTCTTGCACGCACTTTAACAGCCTCTTCTCCAGAGGCTCTGGAAACCAGGGTGCCGTTCCCACCACTTTCTCTTTGGACTTTGTCTCTGCTGCCAATTTCGAGAAGGTCTTGACTTTTATCTACACGGGTGAGATTTTCACAGACTTGATCGATGTGGGTGTGCTGTATGAGTTGGCGGAAAGGCTCGGCGTGAGGGAGTTGGTCAACGCTTGCCATGCCACCTTTCCTGAACTGCAGAGCTTCAGCTCTGGTGATGCGGTTGCCGAAGGGGATTTGGAAAGCAATTCGGTGTCGGCCAATGCCACGGCTGTGTCTGTTTGCTCATCCTCTGCAGCGTCCTGCTCCTCGTTGTCTTCTTCAGCTGCTCCCACTCCTGTAACTCCATCTCCGGTTTCTCAAAGTAGGAATTGCAGGTTGAATCGCTCCCACTTGGCCACCCAGTCGCCAAAAAATGAAGACTTGGGTTACAATCAACAGGTGACCAGCAAGGCTAGTCCTTCGGACAGTAACCGTTCTACAGATGCTCTTCCTGGACTAACTTTGCAGCTCAAGACTGAGCGGGAGGATGAAGGAGAAGATGCAGGAAGTAACTCAGTGGACCAGCTTGTTGTTAATGGTAGCAAATCAACGTTTGGGCCTCAGGAACCATGTTCTGTCCCTGATTCTTCAGCACAACTTGGAGGGGAATCCTGCGCCCCTTCGTCATCCTCTAATGACCCTTTGGACAGTTTGCAGCTGGGGGCCATTGCTAGACCAATCAAAGATTCAGATTTTTTTGAAGAAGACGATTCTAGGAAGAGGCACAGACTACAGGAAGAGCAGACGGAGGGCAAAGATCAGTGGCGAGGACTTTCAGAAGACATAATTGAGCTGAGCGACGAGGAGGAGCACTTCATTGTGGAGGAAGAGGACGATGAGGACTTGATGTGCATCGAGAATGGAGAAAATGGCGTGTCACTTGGGCAGCTGGCGTCATCACAGCCATGCAAATCCTGTGGGATGCTACTTCCGGCGGAAAACGCCATTATACGTACTCACGCTGAGACGCACCTCTCAGAAACGGGTTCGTGCCAGGTGTGTGGCACCTCATTCTCGGACCGAGCTGCTGCTGTCGCTCATGCCCTCACACACGTGGGCATCTTGCTCTTCTCCTGCGATGTCTGCGAACATCAGTTTTGGACTGAATCTGCACTGATTCACCACAGGCGTCAGTCAGCTGCCAAGTGCGCCCCTCAAAATCCAGACCAACTGAATGGAGCCTCCCAACGACAAGGAGGGGAACTGCAGTGCACCATCTGTGCTAAATCAATGGCAAATGATTTTAAG GCTGTCAGGGACCACGTTCAGAGCCACGTATGCTTGAGGACATTACGCTGTGGAGTGTGCCAGCTGTCTCAGCCCTCTCGATGCGCCCTCCTGTGGCACACCCTGACACACCTCTTTCCTATTTACACTTGTCCACAATGCACCAGCCCCTTCCTGGAGAGCGCGCTACTGGAAAGACACCTGTCTCTACACACAGAGGAAGGAGCGTCAGTGAAACAGGACGACAGCAGGCCAGAGATCAGTGGAGAAGGCCAGTCCGAGCTGCGCTGCTTCCTGTGTCCGCAGACCTTCCGCTCAGAAAGCGCGTTTCATTACCATCTCAGCGTGCATTCGAACGAGCTCCAGGGCAGCCAGGTATGGCCAGCCAAGCGCAAGGCAGACCAGCTCCTCGAATTCTCCTCATCCTCCTCGTCACCTATGGAGGCGAGCGGTTTGGGTAAAGCCGGTTACAATTTAAACCTAGGCTTCAGCATGCAGGACAAAATGGCTCACGGTGGCGCCTCATTTCCTGCCGGACTTGTACTGAACGGTAACTCTGGTGGCGGAAGGGAAAAATTGTATCGGTGTCGGTATTGCGGTAAGCATTTCGCACACTCGGGCGAGTTCACCTACCACCTTCGCATCCACACGGGTGAGAAGCCCTACCAGTGCAAAATATGCCTGCGCTTTTTCCGTGGCCGTTCCACCATGATCTGCCACCTAAAGACACACTCGGGTGCACTCATGTACCGATGCACGGTCTGCGGCCTGTTTTTCTCCACCCTCAAGATGGTTTCCTCGCACATGGAGCTCCATAAAGACCAGCTGTCGCCCGATTTCAACATCGAGGAGACCTTTATGTATAATGACCACTCTAAAGAGCCTGTCTCCAATATGGACACCTGA
- the LOC132118447 gene encoding G-protein coupled receptor 182-like, with protein MTYDLHNSSYDFYNGTPWFVYECTVHLDEDGRRIALFLLYLVLFMVGLAENTLVVWVNWRRRHSANGVLFCVINVSLSDLMVIFTMPFFMLEVTMNKVWLWGRFLCKVTYLVYVINFYSSSFFLAFMTLERYLSLTRPNKPACFPVQHKRRWILCAGIWLLSLFLALLENVHVDLLEWDEPGCYMVPEQYFTEWFVSVSFLCLIFQFLGPASIIITCNVLIARAVRTTPDVQNRRDVWLVHVYSLVFVACWLPYHLVLFLLTLDDLDPHLFSCNTVGVLYFSFNLVQCFSLFHCIANPILYNFLSKSFRNSLINTVISRISLPPTSAPSNAVNDKAGTTAVKERKLSNVSTSHSDIGE; from the coding sequence ATGACGTACGATCTACACAACTCGTCGTATGACTTCTACAATGGCACTCCGTGGTTTGTCTATGAATGCACCGTCCACCTAGACGAGGATGGCCGACGGATCGCTCTTTTCCTCCTTTACCTAGTGCTCTTCATGGTAGGGTTGGCTGAAAACACTCTGGTGGTGTGGGTGAACTGGCGAAGGCGGCATTCGGCGAATGGTGTGCTGTTCTGCGTCATCAACGTGAGCTTGTCCGACTTGATGGTGATCTTCACTATGCCCTTCTTCATGCTGGAGGTGACCATGAACAAGGTTTGGCTGTGGGGGCGCTTCCTTTGCAAGGTCACGTACCTAGTATACGTCATAAACTTCTACAGTAGCTCATTCTTCCTGGCCTTCATGACCTTGGAGCGATACCTGTCCCTGACACGGCCCAACAAGCCCGCCTGCTTCCCAGTGCAGCACAAACGCCGCTGGATTCTCTGCGCTGGGATCTGGCTACTGTCGCTCTTTCTGGCCTTGCTAGAAAACGTCCACGTTGACTTGTTGGAGTGGGACGAACCAGGTTGCTACATGGTTCCCGAGCAGTACTTCACGGAGTGGTTCGTATCGGTTTCCTTCCTCTGTCTGATATTCCAGTTCCTGGGTCCGGCGTCCATCATCATCACTTGCAATGTCCTGATCGCTCGAGCCGTCCGCACAACCCCGGATGTCCAGAATCGTCGGGATGTGTGGCTGGTGCATGTGTACTCACTGGTCTTTGTGGCCTGCTGGCTACCGTATCATTTGGTGTTGTTCTTGTTGACACTGGACGATCTGGACCCACACCTGTTTTCCTGCAACACAGTCGGGGTGCTGTACTTCTCATTTAACCTTGTGCAATGCTTTTCGCTCTTTCACTGCATCGCCAACCCAATCCTCTACAACTTCCTCAGTAAGAGCTTCCGCAACAgtctaataaatacagtaatcagCCGGATCTCTTTACCGCCGACCAGTGCGCCAAGTAATGCTGTAAATGACAAGGCAGGGACAACAGCAGTAAAAGAGCGAAAGCTCAGTAACGTCAGCACGAGTCACTCCGACATTGGCGAGTGA